The nucleotide window GCTTCGACAGCATTCCCCGCTCCATGTACTGGGCCATCGTGACGATGACGACGGTGGGCTTCGGGGACATCACGCCCAAGACGGTGACGGGGCAGTTCCTCGCGTCCATCCTGATGGTGATGGGCTACGGCATCATCGCGGTGCCCACGGGCATCGTGTCGGTGGAGCTCGCCGCCGCTACGCGTCAGCCCCTGAATACACAGGCGTGTCCGGGTTGTGGCGCACAGGGTCATGACGTGGATGCGCGCTTTTGCAAACGCTGCGGCACGGCATTGGACTGGGCCCCCTCGCAGACCACCGGGTGAATCTGTCTAGGATGGCCCGGCATGGCCCGCGCCATCGACACGCCCGAGCTGGACGAGGAACTGCTGGTCCACCAGTTCCCCGACATCAACCGCAAGGCGGTGGGCGCGTTCTACACGCCCGCGCCCATCGTGGAACGCACGCTCGCGCTCGCGCTGTCACGCCTGGGGGATGGGCCGCTCACCGTGGTGGATCCGGCCTGTGGCGCGGGGGCCTTCCTCGCCGCCGCCGCGCGGCACCGTCCGGACGCGAGGCTGTGCGGTCTGGAGCTGGATGCTGGCGTCGCTCGTCTGTGTCAGGCCCGCGTGCCGGGTGCGGACGTGCGCGTAGGGGACGCGCTCCGGGGAGGCCTGGAGCCACTGCTCGCGGAGACGCCGGAGGGGCACGCGGAGTTATGGGTGGGCAACCCGCCCTACAACGGCACGTCCGCGGTGCTGAAGGACGCGGCCTGCTACGCGCGGCTGCGAGCCCTGGTGCCGCTGGAGATGCCGCCGGGCACGAGCCTCCGGGACGACTTCGCGTTCTTCCTGCTCGTCGCCATGAAGCGGCTGACGGCCCGGCCGGGAGTGTTGGCCTTCATCACACCCGCGAGCCTGCTGGAGTCGTTCATCTACGCGCCGCTGCGCCATGCGCTGTTGCAAGCGCTCCACCTGCGAGAGGTGGTGGACCTGGGCCCAGGCATCTTCACGGGCACGCAGGTGCGCACGTGCATCACGGTGTGGACGTCGCGCTCCAACGCGGACGCCTCCGCGCCCCACTACGAGCACAAGGGCGTGGGCCAGTGCTTCACGCCCGAGGCTCCCGAGTGGAGGCTCTCCCCCATCGCGCAGGAGGCCGCCGCGCTGGACGCGGACTGGCGGGCGCGGGGCGAGCTGCTCACCACGCTCATCCCGGTGAGCCTGCCCGGGGTGAAGACTCGCTTCGACGAGCTGCTGGTGGACGCGGACCGGGAGCGGCTGCTCGCGCGCCTCCGGGCCTTCTGCGCCGCGACGCAGGACACGCTGGAGGACTTCGCGCGGGAGCACGGCCTGGAGCCCGCGCTGTTGCCCAAGCTGCGCGCGCTGAAGCAGGGACCTGAGCTGGAGGTGGACGCAAGCCACATGCGCCCGTTCTTCCGCTACGGCGGCGCGAGGCACCGGGGCGCGCTGCCTCCGGAAGCGAAGGCGTTCTGCTACCTGGACCGGCGGCTGATTCCCCGGGGAGACCACCGGCTGCGCGGTCCGTATGATCCGCACGAGGAAGCGGTGAAGCTCCTGTTCAACGTGCGCGAACTGCCCCTGTCCGCGGCGCTGCTGGAGGAGCCCGGCTGCGTGCACGACCACCGCCACGCACGGTTCGCGCCGCTGTACGTGCCCCAGCGTGTGCGGGACGACGGCCTGGGCATCACTCGGGGCGCCAGGTCCCGCGAGTCCCTGGGCCCGCTGGTGCCGAACCTGTCGCCCCGGGGAAGCGCCTGGGCGGAAGGCCTGGGTGGCCCGGAGGCGGCGTTCCGCGCGGTGATGCGCTTCCTGAACGGGGCGCAGGTGCAGCGCGTGTGGGCGCCCGCGTTCGGTGCGTCCCGAGTGGTGCCGGTGCCATTGGACGGCCCGCTGCCGGAGTGATGACTCCCCATCACCTGATGAATGCGGGGGTGGACATTCCCCTGCGAAGGACGCGGCGGGTGGGTAGTGTCCAGCGCCGCTGGGTAACCCAATCCCTGGAGTCTTCGAAACATGATGATCCGTTCCCTGCTGGTTGCCGCCGCCCTCCTCTCCACGCCCGCCCTGGCCCAGGACGCCGGGACGCCGGCCCCCGCGGACGCGGGCGCGAAGCCTGCCCTCAAGAAGGGCGAGACGGTGAAGGCGACGCTGAAGGACGCCCAGGGCAAGGACGTGGGCGAAGTGACGATGGAGCAGGCGCCCAAGGGCGTGCTGGTGCGGGGCACGCTGATGAACCTGCCCGCGGGCGAGCACGCCTTCCACATCCACGAGACCGGCAAGTGCGAGGCGCCGGAGTTCAAGACGGCGGGCGGCCACTTCAACCCGACGAAGAAGCAGCACGGCGCGCTGTCGCCCAAGGGCCAGCACGCCGGTGACCTGCCCAACCTCTACGTTCCCCAGGACGGCAAGGTGCAGTTCGACGTGTTCCTCGCCGACCTGAAGGTGAAGTCGCTGCTCGACAAGGACGGCTCCGCCGTCATGGTGCACGCCAAGCTGGACGACTACCGCACCGACCCCACCGGCGACGCCGGCGGCCGCATCGCCTGCGGCGTGGTGGAGAAGGCGGAGTAGTCACCGCATCACGGCCGAGGCCTGTTCATCAGGCCTCGGTCCGCACCACCTCGCCATGGGCCATGGCTCGAGGCAGCCCCGTGCGGACCAGGGCAGGAGGAATGACCATGCTGCCTTCCGCAGCGGTCAGCTCATGGAGCCACCACGACACCATCATGACGAACGCCAGGGGCTGGATGTCCTGGGGACCGGTTCCGACGCGCTCGTAGTAGGGCGCCAGCATGTTCGTGGCATCGAGCACCCACGTGGGCATGCCCCGCCCCTTCACCTGGGCTGGCGCCCAGCCATAGAGCTTGTCCGGCGTGATTAGCAGGAAGAACTCGCCTCGCGGCCGAAGGTCGACAGCCTCCAGGTTGATCCAGTAACCCGCCGCCCATTCGCGGGTCGTGCCTGGCTGAGCCCTGACATCGGCCTGGACCTTCGCCTGCCCGGACCGGTCACGGACCGTGAAGTCGAAGCCCGACATGGCTACACGTACCCGAACCGCCGCCGCGCGAACCACTCCGCGCCCAGGAGCGCGATGAGGGCCACCAGGTAGTACCAGCGGTCCCACAGCGGCTGGTCCTTCGCGCGCCCCACCTCCACCACCGGCGGATCCAACAGCGGCACGTCCGGCATCCCGTCCTGCGGCAGCTTGTACGCCTTGCCCTCCGTGACGCTGGCGATCTGCTCCATCAGCGTCGGCCGCACCGACGCGTCCGACAGCTCCGGACCCACCGCGCGCACCGCCACCGCGTCCTCGCCCTTGCCCAGGTCCGTCTCGCCCTTCTTCGCGGACGCGAGCAGCTTGTACGGCCCGGGCGCCGGCGGCGCGAACTCCAGCCGCACCACGCCGTCCGCTCCCGTCGTGCCCGTCTGCACCGCCACCGGCTTCTGCGTCGCCACGGAGAACAGCTCCGCCCGCACCTGCGCGCCGTCCGCCGGCTGGTAGTCCGCCATCCGCGCCTGCACCACCACGCCCACCGGCCGCCCCGGCTCCACCGACGGCGGATCCGCCGTCACCTTCAGCGTCGTCAGGTCCGGATCCCTCACCAGCCACCGCAGCGCATTGCCCCAGAAGCGGTCATATGCCCGGTTCGGCGAACCATCCCGGTGCGCCGTGAACGCCCACGACCACGTAGCATCCGTCGCCACCACCATCGCCCGGCCCCGCCCGTAGTCCCACACCGACACGAGCGGCGCGTTCTTCCCGTCCACCGTCATGAACGGGTGGTCCATCAGCACCGTCGCGCCCGGCCGCGCCCGCGTCAGGTTCGCGCCCGGAATGGGCAACAGCTCGCCCCACGTGGCCTCCGTGCTCGCCGCACCTGTGCCAATGGACGTCACCGGATGCCGCAGGCCCTCCGGCGTAAGGCGCGGCTTGAACGGCTCCGCGTTCGCGGGCCCCGCGGCCTCCACCGGCAGCGCCTCCATCAGCGTGGGCATCGACGCGCGCCCTTCGCCCAGCACGCTGTCGCCGCCAATCATCACGAACGCGCCGCCCTCGTGGATGTAGCGCTCCAGGTTGCGCTCGTACTCCGCGATGGACAGCGAAGGGTCCGAGTAACCGAAGTTCTGGAAGATGACGACGTCGAACGTGTGCAGCTTCGTGTCGAAGATCTCCTCCATGGGGAACGGGATGAGCGACAGCTCCCGCTCGTTCGACACGCCCGTGTCGTCCGACAGCGTGCGCAGGATGTAGAACGACACCAGGTCCACGTTCGCGTCCTGCTTGAGCAGCCCGCGCAGGAAGCGCTCGTCCCACGACGGCCGCCCCACCACCAGCAGCACGCGCACGCGGTCGCGAATCACCTTCAGCGTGAACGAGCGGCTGTTGTTGTCGCTCACCGCTTCATCCGGGAACGTGGGCACCGTCACCGTGTAGACGAACCGCCCCGTCTGGTCCGGCGTGAACGTGAAGGACACCGGCTTCACGTCGTCGCCGGTGGTCATCTTCACCAGCTTGCTCGCCACCGTCTTGCCCTCCTGGCTCAAGACGACGGGGATGTCCTGCCCGGAGAACCCGCGGCCGTGGATCTCCACCTCCACCGTCAGCGAGTTGCGCACGAAGGCGAAGTCATCCACCTTCAGCCCCTCCACCGACAAATCCTTCAGCGCCTCCTGGCCCACCAGGAACGTGGACACCGGCACGCCCAGGTCCGTGAGCGCCGCACGCGCCCGGCCCACCGCCCCGGCCTTCAATTCCGTGTTGTCCGCGCCATCGCTGAACAGCAGCACGCCGGACAGCTTGCGCGACCCCTGCCCTCCGGACGCCGCGGACCGCAGCGCCGCGAGCAGGTCCGTCGTGCCCGCCCGCGCGGGCTCCTGGGCCAGCTGCGCGGCCGTCACCGGCGCCAGCTCCGGGTCCACCCCGTACACCTCCACCGTGAAGCGGTCCTGCCAGGACGCGAACGTGGGCGCCGCCTTCTCCAGGAACGCCGCCACCTGCGCGCTGCGCGTGGGCCCGCCCGGCTCCGACGGGAAGTTCATGGACGCCGAGCGGTCCACCAGCACCGCAACCCGGTTCTTCATCCGCGCCACCTGCAGGTGCCGGATGCCGGGCTCCAGGAGGAAGAAGAACGCCGCCACGCCCGCGCCCAGGCGCAGGCCCCACAGCAGCAGCTTGCGGCCCCGGGACGGCTCGCGGCGCACGCCCCACGCCGCCAGCGCGATGCCCAGCACCAACCCCACGCCCAGCAGCACCAGCGCCCAGACAGGCAGCGGCGACAGGCTGACGAGCTTCCACGCGTTGAAGGACGGGGAGTTCATTCGAGGGTTCGCGCGAGGAAACGCTCTTTCAGCGCCGCTTGTTGAGGATGAGGGGCAGGTGCACCGCGTCGTCCTTGTAGTCCAGACAGAGCGCGTACATGCACAGGTTGATGCCCAGGCGGATGGCCAGCTCGCGCTGCGGCTCGCCGCCCGGGGACACGTCGAACTCGTAGTCGCCGGACTCGCTGCGGCTCCACGCGCCCGCCACGTCGTTCTGCGAATAGATGACCGCCGCGCGCTTGCCCACGCTCGCCACCAGCGGCAGCGGCTTGTGCAACAGGCGCCCCGGCGCTGCGTCCAACAGGAAGAAGGACTTGAAGACGACGTGCGTGCTCGGCGCCTCCTTCAGCGGGCTCTGCGGCAGCACGCGCGCCATCTCCCGGCGGAAGCTGGCGTCGAAGCCGTCCCCATCGCTGCCGTCGTTGGCGTCCCCGAACACGAAGCCGCCGTACGTCAGGTAGCGGCGCAGGTTGGACACCTCCGCGTCGGTGAGCGGCGGGAAGGCCCCGTCCCCTCCGAAGTAGAGGAACGGGTACTCGAAGAGGTCCGGGCTGTTCAGCGCGAACGGGCGCGCGTCCGGCACCACCTCCACGGACGTGCGCCGCTGCAGCTCCCACGCAAGGCGGCGCAGCCCCGACAACCGGCCGTCCCAGCGGCCCCCATGCCGGGCCACGGCGGGGATGAAGCGGCTCTTCTCACCGAAGGCGGCCGCACGCCGGGACAGCAGCGGGACGAGCGCGGACGTGGCGAGCAGGAGGTTTCGACGGGAGAGGGGCCGCACAGGCATGGGGACCTGCTTATACCGTCGGCGGGTGCCTGCATTCCCTGGTATAGACGCGCCCCATGGCGAAAGGCGGACAGACGCCCCCGGAGCCCGGAGGCGGCCCCCAGGCTCCCGGCACCCTCCCAGGCTCTGAAGACGTGCGCGCCGCCTGGGCCCGCAAGGACGCGGGTGACGTGGCCGGCGCCCGGCGGGACGCACAGCGCATCCTCGCGGGCAGCCCTTCTCCGGAAGACCGCGAACGCGCGGAAGACCTGCTGCGCGCCACGGAAACGCCCCGCGCCCTCTACGGTTACGCGCTCCTGGGCGCCGTCATCCTGGCGGTGCTGCTGGGGCTCGCCTTGACCCGCTATTCCTGACGGCCACAGTCGCTAGGATGTCGCGCCATGGAAGGTTTCCTCCAGGCGCTCAAGTCGTACCAGACCTTCAACCCCTCCGGCTGGGTGGGCATCTACCGGCTCCTGCCCATGTGGGTGGGCGTCGTGGTCGCGCTCGTGGGGCTGGTGCTGCTGCTCGCGGGCGGCGGCAAGCTGTTCCGCGCCGTGGCGGGCCCGGTGGGCGCGGTGCTGGGCCTGGTGTGGACGGGCGCCGTCACCCAGCGGCTGAACCTGGTCGACCTGGATCCGCGCATGCCCACCCTGGTGGCCGCGGCGCTGATGGCGCTGGGCTTCCTCTTCCCGCCCGCCGTCACCTTCGTGGGCGTGGGCGTGCCGCTGGGGCTCCTGGCGGGCCAGATTGCCGGCCCCAGTGACTTCCTGCTCGGCTTCGGGCCGGGCTTCATCGTGGGCGGCCTGGTGGGCGCCATCCTCCACCGGCAGGTGAGCGGCATCGTCGCTTCGGTGGTGGGCGCGTGGCTCTTGGTGATTGGCGCGCTCGCGGCGCTGCACCAGTTCGGCGGCGTGGTGGAGGCGGTGGCCAGCCGCCCCTGGGGCGTCATCATCGCCGCGCTCCTCTTCGCCCTGGCGGGCAGCGTCTACCAGATCGCCGTGCGCCCCTCGCCCGAGGAGTCGGATCAACAGAAGGCGGAGAAGCAGAAGCAGAAGCAGCGC belongs to Corallococcus exiguus and includes:
- a CDS encoding N-6 DNA methylase, encoding MARAIDTPELDEELLVHQFPDINRKAVGAFYTPAPIVERTLALALSRLGDGPLTVVDPACGAGAFLAAAARHRPDARLCGLELDAGVARLCQARVPGADVRVGDALRGGLEPLLAETPEGHAELWVGNPPYNGTSAVLKDAACYARLRALVPLEMPPGTSLRDDFAFFLLVAMKRLTARPGVLAFITPASLLESFIYAPLRHALLQALHLREVVDLGPGIFTGTQVRTCITVWTSRSNADASAPHYEHKGVGQCFTPEAPEWRLSPIAQEAAALDADWRARGELLTTLIPVSLPGVKTRFDELLVDADRERLLARLRAFCAATQDTLEDFAREHGLEPALLPKLRALKQGPELEVDASHMRPFFRYGGARHRGALPPEAKAFCYLDRRLIPRGDHRLRGPYDPHEEAVKLLFNVRELPLSAALLEEPGCVHDHRHARFAPLYVPQRVRDDGLGITRGARSRESLGPLVPNLSPRGSAWAEGLGGPEAAFRAVMRFLNGAQVQRVWAPAFGASRVVPVPLDGPLPE
- a CDS encoding DUF4159 domain-containing protein, which encodes MPVRPLSRRNLLLATSALVPLLSRRAAAFGEKSRFIPAVARHGGRWDGRLSGLRRLAWELQRRTSVEVVPDARPFALNSPDLFEYPFLYFGGDGAFPPLTDAEVSNLRRYLTYGGFVFGDANDGSDGDGFDASFRREMARVLPQSPLKEAPSTHVVFKSFFLLDAAPGRLLHKPLPLVASVGKRAAVIYSQNDVAGAWSRSESGDYEFDVSPGGEPQRELAIRLGINLCMYALCLDYKDDAVHLPLILNKRR
- a CDS encoding glutamine amidotransferase — protein: MNSPSFNAWKLVSLSPLPVWALVLLGVGLVLGIALAAWGVRREPSRGRKLLLWGLRLGAGVAAFFFLLEPGIRHLQVARMKNRVAVLVDRSASMNFPSEPGGPTRSAQVAAFLEKAAPTFASWQDRFTVEVYGVDPELAPVTAAQLAQEPARAGTTDLLAALRSAASGGQGSRKLSGVLLFSDGADNTELKAGAVGRARAALTDLGVPVSTFLVGQEALKDLSVEGLKVDDFAFVRNSLTVEVEIHGRGFSGQDIPVVLSQEGKTVASKLVKMTTGDDVKPVSFTFTPDQTGRFVYTVTVPTFPDEAVSDNNSRSFTLKVIRDRVRVLLVVGRPSWDERFLRGLLKQDANVDLVSFYILRTLSDDTGVSNERELSLIPFPMEEIFDTKLHTFDVVIFQNFGYSDPSLSIAEYERNLERYIHEGGAFVMIGGDSVLGEGRASMPTLMEALPVEAAGPANAEPFKPRLTPEGLRHPVTSIGTGAASTEATWGELLPIPGANLTRARPGATVLMDHPFMTVDGKNAPLVSVWDYGRGRAMVVATDATWSWAFTAHRDGSPNRAYDRFWGNALRWLVRDPDLTTLKVTADPPSVEPGRPVGVVVQARMADYQPADGAQVRAELFSVATQKPVAVQTGTTGADGVVRLEFAPPAPGPYKLLASAKKGETDLGKGEDAVAVRAVGPELSDASVRPTLMEQIASVTEGKAYKLPQDGMPDVPLLDPPVVEVGRAKDQPLWDRWYYLVALIALLGAEWFARRRFGYV
- a CDS encoding superoxide dismutase family protein, which gives rise to MMIRSLLVAAALLSTPALAQDAGTPAPADAGAKPALKKGETVKATLKDAQGKDVGEVTMEQAPKGVLVRGTLMNLPAGEHAFHIHETGKCEAPEFKTAGGHFNPTKKQHGALSPKGQHAGDLPNLYVPQDGKVQFDVFLADLKVKSLLDKDGSAVMVHAKLDDYRTDPTGDAGGRIACGVVEKAE
- a CDS encoding molecular chaperone DnaJ translates to MAKGGQTPPEPGGGPQAPGTLPGSEDVRAAWARKDAGDVAGARRDAQRILAGSPSPEDRERAEDLLRATETPRALYGYALLGAVILAVLLGLALTRYS